A portion of the Lolium rigidum isolate FL_2022 chromosome 1, APGP_CSIRO_Lrig_0.1, whole genome shotgun sequence genome contains these proteins:
- the LOC124666574 gene encoding rRNA-processing protein FCF1 homolog: MGKAKRNGAKFAAVKKIISKKTIKKYKDEVLDPRKKDAEAEKLGRNVPQVSSALFFSYNMALGPPYRVIVDTNFINFSIQNKLDLEKGMMDCLYAKCTPCITDCVMAELEKLGQKYRVALRIAKDPRFQRLACTHKGTYADDCIVDRITQHKCYIVATCDRDLKRRIRKVPGVPIMYITQHRYSIERLPEATIGGAPRI, encoded by the exons ATGGGGAAGGCGAAGCGAAACGGCGCCAAGTTCGCCGCCGTCAAGAAGATCATCAGCAAGAAGACCATCAAGAA GTACAAGGACGAGGTGCTGGACCctaggaagaaggacgccgaggcggagaagctcggcCGGAATGT GCCGCAGGTGTCCTCGGCGCTCTTCTTCAGCTACAACATGGCGCTCGGGCCGCCGTACCGGGTTATTGTGGACACCAACTTCATCAATTTCTCCATCCAGAACAAG TTGGATTTGGAAAAAGGAATGATGGACTGCCTTTATGCAAAAT GTACCCCTTGTATAACTGACTGTGTTATGGCTGAGCTTGAAAAGTTAGGACAAAAATATCGTGTGGCTTTGAG AATTGCCAAGGACCCTAGATTCCAGAGATTAGCATGCACACACAAGGGAACTTATGCTGATGACTGCATCGTGGACAGGATCACTCAG CACAAATGTTACATTGTTGCCACTTGTGATAGAGATTTGAAGAGGAGAATAAGAAAG GTACCTGGTGTTCCCATCATGTACATCACCCAACATAGGTACTCGATAGAACGACTTCCTGAAGCAACAATTGGTGGAG CACCGAGGATCTGA
- the LOC124666555 gene encoding uncharacterized protein LOC124666555 yields the protein MAITSSPMLSLLLLALLCHSSPSAAQDHGAVINISAVEAAVRDRAFELLRRTNQLVAVAPLPDHVSASAGAEVEASALRVRSNSLWADGVNETGATAGFTVPPRVVPAPFARRVDVVFLRFLLPDGAALFVAPPGYALAAPVVALLAYDVSSGPNGSEVALRALGAPVRVEFGNLSLSSSVNATEAPRCVTFAAASGKAVATHAMASATECTVTGTGHYGVAVRLEVPPPPTPTPAAVRQRWWAWTVVAGAGGVVAVSFLAVTVAGAVRWSRRRRREEMELRALAGEDLGRMAVRGSRMPSAKMVRTRPEMEEGSPLPWRR from the coding sequence ATGGCGATCACGTCATCGCCCATGCTGTCGCTGCTCCTTCTCGCGTTGCTGTGCCATTCCTCTCCGTCCGCGGCGCAGGATCACGGCGCCGTCATCAACATCTCGGCCGTCGAGGCGGCCGTCCGCGACCGCGCGTTCGAGCTGCTCCGCCGCACCAACCAGCTCGTCGCCGTCGCGCCCCTCCCGGACCACGTCTCAGCTTCCGCCGGCGCCGAGGTCGAGGCCTCGGCGCTGCGCGTGCGGAGCAACTCCCTCTGGGCCGACGGCGTCAACGAGACCGGCGCCACCGCGGGGTTCACCGTCCCGCCGCGCGTCGTGCCGGCCCCGTTCGCCCGccgcgtcgacgtcgtcttcctGCGCTTCCTCCTCCCCGACGGCGCCGCGCTCTTCGTCGCGCCGCCAGGGTACGCGCTGGCGGCCCCCGTGGTCGCGCTGCTCGCGTACGACGTGTCTTCCGGGCCCAACGGCAGCGAGGTCGCGCTCCGGGCGCTCGGCGCGCCGGTGCGCGTCGAGTTCGGGAACCTCTCGCTCTCGTCGTCGGTCAACGCCACGGAGGCGCCGAGGTGCGTCACCTTCGCGGCGGCCAGCGGGAAGGCCGTGGCCACGCACGCCATGGCGTCGGCGACCGAGTGCACGGTGACCGGCACGGGGCACTACGGCGTTGCTGTGCGGCTGGAGGTGCCGCCGCCTCCGACGCCGACGCCTGCGGCGGTGAGGCAGCGGTGGTGGGCGTGGACGGTGGTCGCAGGCGCCGGCGGGGTTGTGGCCGTGAGCTTCTTGGCGGTCACCGTGGCCGGAGCGGTGCGGTGGAGCAGGAGGCGCAGGAGGGAGGAGATGGAGCTGCGGGCACTGGCGGGCGAGGATCTGGGGCGGATGGCAGTGCGAGGGAGCAGGATGCCGTCGGCGAAGATGGTGCGGACACGGCCTGAGATGGAGGAAGGCAGCCCGCTGCCCTGGCGGCGCTAG
- the LOC124666566 gene encoding uncharacterized protein LOC124666566: MAAATLRWVVQMHRDVPRAARFYAEGLDFSVNVCTLRFAELQSGPLKLALMHTNDSTLATQRAYSSMLSFTVPDISSTVTKLMALGAELDGPIKYEIHGKVAALRCIDGHVLGLYEPA, translated from the exons ATGGCGGCGGCAACGCTGCGATGGGTAGTCCAAATGCACCGGGACGTGCCGCGGGCAGCGCGCTTTTATGCGGAGGGGCTCGATTTCAGCGTCAACGTCTGCACGCTCCGTTTTGCAGAGCTGCAATCTGGGCCGCTCAAGCTCGCACTCATGCACACCAATGACAG TACCCTTGCAACACAGAGAGCCTATTCTTCAATGCTGTCCTTCACCGTACCGGACATAAGCAGTACGGTAACAAAGTTAATGGCTCTGGGAGCTGAGTTGGATGGTCCCATCAAATATGAGATCCATGGAAAA GTTGCAGCCTTACGATGCATCGACGGACACGTGCTAGGTCTTTACGAGCCAGCCTGA